Genomic window (Chiloscyllium plagiosum isolate BGI_BamShark_2017 unplaced genomic scaffold, ASM401019v2 scaf_4635, whole genome shotgun sequence):
AGGGCCCAGGGAGAGCTCCACACTGAGGCCCAGTGATCGCCTGGTGACAGCAGCAGTGAGGAAACAGCAGGAGCGTGGTGGTGTCCAGCCAGGGATGGAGAAGCAGGATGTGATCTCAGCTCATGGTGTCCCTCatgatggggacagtgatggaAGTGACACTGACTCTTCACTCGATGACGAGCATCCTGAGCAGTCGATGAAGCAAGGTGAGTCTAGCTCACTCTCCTTTGAACATCATTTCCCTCAAACATTCCCCGTCATGAGCATCCTACCTGGGTCCCTGCAGTCCTCCCAGCCAATGTCGCTGTGCGCCAATGAACCAGCCCTTGTTACCGACAGGAAAGCTGATCGATGGTTTCAAATGATTGAGGGATGTAATTGGGTGTATTCTATCACACAGAAAGGGGAGAGAATCAGAGAATCGTATCAGTTCCACCCAGTCTCCTGCATTCTCCGGCTCTCTCAGTGCCATCCTTTCCAGGTGACAGTCCAGTTCCCTCTGGAGAGCCTCAATTCAAATGGCTCCTCCAGTCTTCCTAACCCAACATTCCAGACTCCGGTGCTCCCTGTTCCTCCCCCAGACTCTCCAATCCCACATTTCCAACTCCATCCCCTCCCTGTTCCTCCTCCGGTCTCTCCAATCCCACATTCCGGACTCCATCCCCTCCCGTTCCCTCTCTGGTCTCTCCAATCCCACATTCCGGACTCCATCCCCTCCCCGTTCCCTCTGGTCTCTCCAATCCCACATTCCGGACTCCATCCTCTCCCCGTTCCCTCCCTGGTCTCTCCAATCCCACATTCTGGACTCCATCCCCTCCCGTTCCCTCCCTGGTCTCTCCAATCCCACATTCCGGACTCCATCCCCTCCCCGTTCCCTCTCTGGTCACCACTGGGTCTGTACATTGTTGTGTTTGCTCTCTGCCCTCTGGgtttggacccccccccccccccaatgggGCCAGTTTCTCCCTGTTGAGTCTCCCCAGATGCCCCGTCCTCAGGTTTCTCCTGTGCATGGGAACCTGGACCTGCCAATGAAGGAGTGCAGGGgctggggggggaggaggaggaggaggagttttGTTGGGAGTAGGTGAACCTTCCCGTGGGGCGTCAGCATCATGTCTCAGTGCTGCCCCCACTA
Coding sequences:
- the rrp36 gene encoding ribosomal RNA processing protein 36 homolog, giving the protein MMARPKQIRSDGQLSSLAGPRESSTLRPSDRLVTAAVRKQQERGGVQPGMEKQDVISAHGVPHDGDSDGSDTDSSLDDEHPEQSMKQELSKLSFEQLQELQNKVGLKLYNQLVDGGKRPGSCKEQKQCHRTRWV